In Leishmania braziliensis MHOM/BR/75/M2904 complete genome, chromosome 23, one genomic interval encodes:
- a CDS encoding alcohol dehydrogenase, zinc-containing-like protein yields MMRAVVLKGFGGADMMTLGEVPKAAVKKGTDVLIKVMAAGVNRAGVSQWRDRYELPDGANSLLGLEVAGIVEQVGSDVVGRVKEGDRVMALLPGGGYADYAVAHMGCVMAMPQGYTFTEAAAIPEAFITAWQILNRHGKVKARQRVLIHAGASCIGSASAQITEKYFRATAITTSPEEKLGECKAYASVALSHARDELGWAFAPKVKCLFGEESVNVIVDSVFGGTYLTENAQVLAPNGHLIVIAFMGGALVRVNALPLFREKAQITFSKLHCRSDQYKMELVTSFEREIVPYMSERIISTIVSRTFPLEEAASAHKFVEENGDYGKVVLTVCEPSKAIS; encoded by the coding sequence ATGATGCGCGCAGTGGTGTTGAAGGgcttcggcggcgctgacaTGATGACCCTCGGCGAAGTCCCCAAGGCGGCTGTCAAGAAGGGAACGGATGTGCTCATCAAAGTAATGGCAGCTGGCGTGAATCGTGCAGGTGTCTCGCAATGGCGTGATCGCTATGAGCTTCCAGACGGCGCGAACAGCCTTCTAGGACTCGAGGTGGCGGGTATCGTGGAGCAGGTAGGCTCGGACGTGGTCGGCAGGGTCAAGGAGGGAGACCGGgtcatggcgctgctgcccggcGGTGGCTACGCGGACTACGCCGTGGCGCACATGGGTTGTGTGATGGCGATGCCGCAGGGGTACACCTTCACCGAGGCCGCCGCCATCCCAGAGGCCTTCATCACGGCGTGGCAGATTCTCAATCGCCATGGAAAGGTGAAGGCGAGGCAAAGGGTCCTCATTCATGCTGGTGCCAGCTGCATTGGTAGCGCTTCTGCGCAGATAACGGAGAAGTATTTCAGGGCAACCGCTATCACGACTTCGCCGGAGGAAAAGTTAGGCGAGTGCAAGGCGTATGCAAGCGTGGCGCTGAGTCACGCGCGCGACGAGCTTGGCTGGGCCTTTGCGCCGAAGGTAAAGTGCCTCTTCGGTGAGGAGAGTGTGAATGTGATTGTCGATTCGGTCTTTGGTGGGACGTACCTCACCGAGAATGCCCAGGTGCTCGCACCGAATGGCCACCTCATTGTCATCGCCTTCATGGGCGGGGCTCTGGTGCGAGTGaatgcgctgccgctctttcGGGAGAAGGCGCAGATTACCTTTTCCAAGCTGCACTGCCGCAGTGACCAATACAAGATGGAGCTCGTCACCTCCTTCGAGCGCGAGATTGTGCCCTACATGAGCGAGCGCATCATCTCTACGATTGTGAGCCGCACTTTTCcactggaggaggcggccaGTGCGCACAAGTTTGTGGAGGAGAACGGCGACTACGGCAAGGTAGTCTTGACTGTTTGTGAGCCGTCAAAGGCGATCTCGTAG